Proteins encoded together in one Clostridium felsineum DSM 794 window:
- a CDS encoding manganese catalase family protein, producing the protein MFKHEKQFLNNFQVKVEGPNPQYAVLMQEQLGGGNGELKAALQYLSQSFRVKDQTIKDLFLDIGTEELSHMEIVAETINLLNGHNVNHEAVGVGEIETHVLAGLTPALVNSSGAPWTGNYVTVTGDIVADILSNIASEQRAKVVYEYLYRQIDDKEVKNTIDFLLNREEAHNALFREALNKVKDTASNKDFGVTDDSKLYFDLSTPGRYFENPNPTEPSFSNPRR; encoded by the coding sequence ATGTTTAAACATGAAAAACAGTTTTTAAATAATTTTCAGGTAAAGGTTGAAGGACCAAACCCACAATATGCTGTTCTTATGCAGGAGCAATTAGGCGGAGGGAATGGTGAATTAAAGGCAGCACTTCAATATTTATCACAAAGTTTTAGAGTTAAGGATCAAACAATAAAAGATTTATTTTTAGATATAGGAACTGAGGAACTTAGTCACATGGAAATAGTAGCTGAAACTATTAATTTATTAAATGGTCATAATGTAAATCACGAAGCTGTTGGAGTTGGAGAGATTGAAACTCATGTACTAGCAGGTTTAACACCAGCTTTGGTAAATTCTTCTGGAGCACCCTGGACAGGAAACTATGTAACTGTTACAGGTGATATTGTAGCAGATATACTTTCCAATATAGCATCAGAGCAGAGAGCTAAAGTTGTATATGAGTACTTATATCGTCAAATAGATGATAAGGAAGTAAAAAATACTATAGATTTCTTGTTAAATCGTGAGGAAGCTCATAATGCTTTATTTAGAGAGGCGTTAAATAAGGTTAAGGATACAGCTTCTAATAAAGATTTTGGTGTAACAGATGATTCTAAGTTATATTTTGATTTATCAACACCAGGTAGATATTTTGAAAATCCTAATCCAACGGAGCCAAGTTTCTCCAATCCAAGAAGATAA
- a CDS encoding alpha/beta hydrolase — protein sequence MKKNIRKVLIFSSIIVLIAFFIIIVFIKSTSKGLDTYISLRLNINSILKPNSIDNKSIKEVRKTLDTETTRWSKPSIPFSNIKNFTIVTNSNKVPVRIYTPGNASNIPIVIYSHSGSWAAGNLDTEDNVCRKLSRNTNAIVISVNYRLAPENPFPSGLTDVYDVLQWTYKNAKSINGDEKRIAVVGASSGGNLSAAVSLMSRDKNGPPIVCEVLIYPSTNIFKLNSKSWSYFSKNINIPIKDMERYVSLYVPKKEDRKNSYASPLLAEDFTRLPDTLIVTAQVDPLRDEGNAYGEKLKNAGVKVKLSQYTGVPHGFITMDRITKKADKALDEVALYLQKEFHK from the coding sequence TTGAAAAAAAACATAAGGAAGGTTTTAATCTTTTCAAGTATTATTGTACTGATAGCTTTTTTTATTATTATTGTCTTCATTAAATCAACTAGTAAAGGACTTGATACATATATTTCATTAAGGTTAAACATAAATAGTATACTTAAACCTAATTCAATAGATAACAAATCTATAAAAGAAGTAAGAAAAACCTTGGATACAGAGACTACTAGGTGGTCTAAGCCATCCATTCCTTTTTCTAATATCAAAAACTTCACTATAGTTACCAACTCAAATAAGGTACCTGTACGTATATACACTCCTGGAAATGCTAGTAATATACCTATAGTCATATACTCACATTCTGGTTCTTGGGCTGCAGGCAATCTTGATACAGAAGATAACGTTTGTAGAAAACTATCCCGAAACACAAATGCAATCGTTATATCTGTAAATTACCGTCTTGCCCCAGAAAATCCTTTCCCTAGTGGCCTTACAGATGTATATGATGTACTTCAGTGGACTTATAAAAATGCAAAAAGTATAAATGGTGATGAAAAACGTATAGCTGTTGTTGGAGCTAGTTCTGGTGGAAATTTATCCGCTGCCGTTTCTTTAATGTCAAGGGATAAAAATGGTCCTCCTATAGTCTGTGAAGTACTTATATATCCTTCCACAAATATATTTAAACTAAATAGCAAGTCCTGGTCTTACTTTTCCAAAAACATCAATATTCCAATAAAAGATATGGAAAGGTATGTATCCTTATATGTCCCTAAAAAAGAAGATAGAAAAAATTCTTACGCATCTCCTCTTTTAGCTGAAGATTTCACAAGGCTGCCTGATACCCTTATAGTAACAGCTCAAGTCGATCCCCTTAGAGATGAAGGAAATGCCTATGGAGAAAAACTTAAAAATGCAGGAGTTAAAGTTAAGCTTAGCCAATATACTGGTGTTCCACATGGATTCATTACAATGGATAGGATTACAAAAAAAGCTGATAAAGCCTTAGATGAGGTTGCTTTATATTTGCAAAAAGAATTTCATAAATAA
- a CDS encoding RICIN domain-containing protein yields MRKKKILSSILVLSMVVTASSTFSLRNNVSKANSVYAATLNKVSNNDKRIRVDLAPFTSGRTDMFTKGWNNWVVNSGTSASQTYNGVTFKLSNGGNTGNGIQSGWCKGLIQSSLNSPTLTLDGVTSNATLGGVIKLEISGLPAGNHTLTTWHSFYDDVKAGSMSLYVDGNLKASGIKGPTRVTDDDAAGKAYVSFNAAVGKTVTVLIKPDNNGNYNNAVLNAFEIDGANPFQGISKPKPQDGDEHLQGNTLSWMAGQGAVSHDVYLGTDFNSVNNANTNSSLFKGNQKGTSYLASELSPMNTYYWRIDERDKNGTVTKGAVMSFRTVHLAFPSAEGYGRFARGGRGGRVIEVTNLNDSGSGSLRDAIENQKGPRTIIFRVGGVIALKSRLAVPADGGDVYVAGQTAPGDGITLTQYAFGLASADDVIIRDVRLRVGDVCGQAMDGMGMAGSNNSIIDHCSISWSIDEGTSSRGAHNISFQNNIIAEALNNSKHYNDSDPNHTGTQRHSFAGSISGNIGSFHHNLLTNCTGRNWSLAGGFEQDGKHYGGYLDITNNVVYNYKDRTTDGGARRVNFVGNYYKQGPVSNNMNFFSIDGDQLHTGDMQMAYLSGNKMVTIDGKTILDPNTDNWTKAGSAYSTVSQVRSNVPFFLSYVTIESADAAYETVLNNAGATKPKRDYLDTRYINEVKKGTYTYTGSVDHLKGIIDSQDDVGGYPKLKGGNAPVDSDHDGMSDEWEIKHGLNPNDPSDANKLNLSADGYTNLEMYLDELAGDNVKYKSTQTSDTSAISMGSYYRIKNVNSGKYLSVPNNTCGSKIVQTGNVDSSNSIWQVIQADNGCVKLISQAGIDGKVIDVPGASNDNGVQLQIWNSASSFVPYEEFQLKDNKDGTFGILTKSSGGTKGFDVNGHSTAEGASIIQYNYNGEANQKWIFQKIN; encoded by the coding sequence ATGAGAAAGAAAAAAATATTAAGTAGTATTCTAGTATTATCTATGGTAGTTACAGCTTCTTCTACCTTTAGCTTAAGAAATAATGTATCTAAAGCTAACTCAGTTTATGCAGCTACTTTGAATAAAGTTTCTAATAATGACAAAAGAATTAGAGTAGACCTTGCACCCTTTACCTCTGGACGTACTGACATGTTTACTAAAGGGTGGAATAATTGGGTGGTTAATAGTGGTACTTCTGCCTCTCAAACCTATAATGGTGTTACCTTTAAATTAAGTAATGGAGGAAATACAGGAAATGGTATACAATCCGGTTGGTGCAAAGGCCTTATCCAATCTTCCTTAAATAGTCCAACCCTTACTCTTGATGGTGTAACTTCTAATGCCACCTTAGGAGGAGTAATAAAGCTTGAAATATCAGGTCTCCCAGCCGGTAATCATACTCTAACTACCTGGCACAGCTTTTATGATGATGTAAAAGCCGGAAGCATGTCTCTATATGTTGATGGAAACCTTAAGGCAAGTGGTATAAAAGGACCTACCAGAGTTACAGATGACGATGCTGCTGGTAAGGCATATGTTTCCTTTAATGCAGCTGTGGGAAAAACTGTTACTGTACTTATAAAACCAGATAATAACGGTAATTACAACAATGCTGTATTGAATGCCTTTGAAATTGACGGAGCAAACCCATTTCAAGGTATATCAAAACCAAAGCCTCAAGATGGCGATGAACATCTTCAAGGAAATACACTATCTTGGATGGCTGGCCAAGGTGCTGTAAGTCATGATGTATATTTAGGTACTGACTTTAATTCTGTAAATAATGCTAATACTAATTCTTCACTTTTTAAGGGTAATCAAAAAGGTACAAGCTATTTAGCCTCTGAACTTTCACCTATGAATACTTACTATTGGCGTATTGATGAAAGAGATAAAAATGGAACTGTTACAAAGGGTGCTGTGATGTCCTTTAGAACTGTACATTTAGCCTTCCCAAGTGCTGAAGGTTATGGACGCTTTGCAAGAGGTGGACGTGGCGGACGTGTTATTGAGGTTACAAATCTAAATGATTCAGGCTCTGGAAGTCTTCGTGATGCTATAGAAAATCAAAAAGGACCTAGAACAATAATATTTCGAGTTGGAGGAGTTATTGCTTTAAAAAGCAGGCTTGCAGTTCCAGCAGACGGTGGAGATGTTTACGTTGCAGGACAAACAGCTCCAGGTGATGGTATTACCTTAACTCAATACGCTTTTGGTCTAGCATCCGCCGATGACGTTATTATAAGGGATGTAAGACTTAGAGTTGGTGATGTGTGCGGTCAAGCTATGGATGGAATGGGCATGGCTGGTTCAAATAATAGTATTATAGATCACTGCTCTATATCCTGGTCCATTGATGAAGGTACAAGTTCTAGAGGTGCACATAATATAAGTTTTCAAAACAATATTATTGCAGAAGCCTTAAATAATTCAAAGCATTATAATGACTCAGATCCAAATCACACTGGAACTCAAAGACACTCTTTTGCAGGTTCTATTAGCGGTAATATAGGAAGCTTTCATCACAATTTACTTACAAACTGTACAGGCAGAAACTGGTCACTTGCAGGAGGCTTTGAGCAGGATGGTAAGCACTATGGAGGTTACCTAGATATTACAAACAATGTAGTTTACAATTACAAGGATCGTACAACGGATGGTGGTGCACGCAGAGTTAATTTTGTAGGCAATTACTATAAACAAGGACCTGTAAGCAATAATATGAATTTCTTCTCTATTGATGGAGATCAGCTTCATACAGGTGACATGCAAATGGCTTATCTTTCTGGCAATAAAATGGTAACCATTGATGGAAAAACTATATTAGATCCTAATACTGACAATTGGACTAAAGCAGGTTCAGCTTATTCAACTGTTAGTCAGGTTAGAAGTAATGTACCTTTCTTTCTATCCTATGTTACAATAGAAAGTGCTGATGCGGCTTATGAAACAGTGCTTAACAATGCTGGTGCAACAAAGCCTAAGAGAGATTATCTTGACACCAGATACATTAATGAAGTTAAAAAAGGAACCTATACTTACACCGGAAGCGTGGATCATTTAAAAGGAATTATTGATTCTCAAGATGATGTAGGTGGTTATCCAAAGCTTAAAGGAGGAAATGCTCCAGTTGACTCAGATCATGATGGCATGAGTGATGAGTGGGAAATTAAACATGGTTTAAATCCAAATGATCCATCGGACGCAAATAAACTTAATCTTTCAGCTGACGGATATACTAATCTTGAAATGTATTTAGATGAACTTGCTGGTGACAATGTTAAATATAAAAGCACTCAAACCAGTGATACTTCAGCAATTAGCATGGGTTCCTACTACAGGATTAAAAATGTTAATAGTGGTAAGTATTTAAGTGTACCCAATAATACTTGTGGAAGTAAAATTGTTCAAACAGGAAATGTTGATTCATCAAATTCAATATGGCAGGTTATACAAGCGGATAATGGCTGCGTAAAGCTTATATCACAGGCTGGCATTGACGGAAAAGTGATCGATGTACCTGGCGCTTCAAATGACAATGGTGTGCAGCTTCAAATATGGAACAGTGCTTCTAGCTTTGTACCCTATGAAGAATTCCAGCTTAAAGACAACAAGGATGGCACCTTTGGAATTTTGACTAAATCTTCAGGCGGTACTAAAGGCTTTGACGTAAATGGACATAGTACTGCTGAAGGAGCTAGTATAATTCAATATAATTACAATGGAGAAGCAAATCAGAAATGGATTTTTCAAAAAATAAATTAG
- a CDS encoding protein kinase domain-containing protein, protein MIPFFKKKIYRLGDSMGGYRIVKLIGEGKFGICYLVTLNEKQYILKKIKAKAIKKSGNKVIFEEEILSSINHPLIPKIVDIIKDDKVYAYILEYKEGKTLEDMLFGCNHIFTSDEIYRIGIKLINIMKYLHERGIVHRDIRLPNVIINKDEVYLIDFGLARWINNKKYSVSVDFSYLGHLLIYLIYSSFKKNNKKSVPWYDELDLSIEERNFLKKLIGLNDEYTNIYEVEKDFLKIKT, encoded by the coding sequence ATGATACCATTTTTTAAAAAAAAAATATATAGATTAGGGGATTCTATGGGTGGATATAGAATTGTAAAATTAATAGGTGAAGGTAAATTTGGTATTTGCTACTTAGTTACTTTAAATGAAAAGCAATACATTTTAAAGAAGATAAAAGCTAAAGCCATTAAAAAAAGCGGTAATAAAGTCATCTTTGAGGAAGAGATTCTTTCATCTATTAATCATCCATTAATTCCTAAAATAGTTGATATAATAAAAGATGATAAAGTGTATGCTTATATCTTAGAATATAAAGAAGGAAAAACCCTAGAGGATATGTTATTTGGATGTAATCACATATTTACCTCAGACGAAATTTATAGAATAGGAATTAAGCTTATAAATATAATGAAATATTTACATGAAAGAGGTATTGTTCATAGAGATATACGGTTACCAAATGTAATCATTAATAAAGATGAGGTTTATCTTATTGATTTTGGGCTTGCTAGATGGATAAATAATAAAAAGTATAGTGTTTCAGTTGACTTTTCATATTTGGGGCATCTACTTATTTATTTAATCTATTCTTCCTTCAAAAAAAATAATAAGAAGTCAGTTCCCTGGTATGACGAACTTGACTTGTCCATAGAGGAGCGTAATTTTTTAAAAAAATTAATAGGTTTGAATGATGAGTATACAAATATTTATGAGGTAGAAAAGGATTTTTTGAAAATTAAAACATAA
- a CDS encoding four-helix bundle copper-binding protein, with translation MGVVTEVTNQYQKCIDACVKCSQACYECFEACLNEPDIDRRRSCLKLLIECARMCEMSMAGMSMNSQFAKDHCKLCQVACDQCAKECSMFQDDHCQKCADVCRTCASECASISGF, from the coding sequence ATGGGTGTAGTTACCGAAGTAACAAATCAATATCAAAAGTGCATAGATGCATGCGTAAAATGTTCTCAAGCTTGTTATGAATGTTTTGAAGCTTGTCTAAATGAACCAGACATCGATAGAAGAAGAAGCTGTCTAAAACTTCTTATAGAATGTGCAAGAATGTGTGAGATGTCTATGGCAGGAATGTCTATGAATAGTCAATTTGCAAAAGATCACTGTAAACTTTGCCAAGTTGCTTGTGACCAATGTGCAAAGGAATGCAGCATGTTCCAAGATGATCACTGCCAAAAATGTGCTGATGTATGTCGTACCTGTGCAAGCGAATGTGCATCTATATCTGGCTTCTAG